Within Dermacentor albipictus isolate Rhodes 1998 colony chromosome 3, USDA_Dalb.pri_finalv2, whole genome shotgun sequence, the genomic segment AAATTGTTGTTCAACGTAGACATTTCCTCTGTAGAAGCTTGCTGTGCAACCTCACTCAGACCACACGCAAATAATGTTGAATATAAAAACGATACGAATTTCCTGCGGCGTATCTCATTAGATAAGCAAAAAGTGTAGCGGCTCTTATGGACTACAATGTCAGCGAATCTGAACGCGAACGCTGTGAGTATATAACTTATTAGAGCAAAAGTGGGCACTGGCACCTGTTTTTTCAACAATTCATTTCGTTTATTCGTTCTGTAATTGGCTGTAAACGCCGAGCACCACTGTTCTCGCTCAGGTTGGCTACTCAGTGCCAGCAGATGATGAGAAGTATATGTGCTGTAATTTATTTTCAAATACCGCtggccgtcttggccgtaacagggtagGTACAGAAAGTTTGCACATATcgtaaaaaatgtaaacaccTTACAAACATAAATAGGATATAaagcaatgaatgttggaaatacaacGCATTAACCAGCAAAACAAATAATCAAATTAAAATACAATAttttggctaagaaatacatgtttttaacactgtgacagtgatatcggaAGCAGCACAAAAATACTATAGTATTTATTCTAGAACAGTGTGACGACGTTTGCACGGCACCACTAAGattcaatttcataaaaggtttctAACGCGTTCCTCAAAGCCTTTGATGCTACTCTACTGCAAAACAGACGCCGGAAACACTAGGTATAGGGTGTGGTTTCAATATTGAAGATCGTTACATAAATTGCTGTCTTGACAATATACTTTTATATTCTACGCATAACTTTGTTCGCTTGTCTAGACGTATTCGTCTTGCCTCGCCATACAGCGCATAAGGATTTGCTTCGCGGTAACGAAACCTAGATGGGTATACCGCAAACAAGCTAAgctggggtgcgatcgcgcaaacagctcgcttttccgttcgttcggtctggctgctacgtcacaaagtgggccgtccgcaagatttgtgagaacgggagggagagcacagccaataaacgagcgagcccagccccggaagtttgcgtcaccagtttgAGCTTTGATCGGGGACGATACATTAAGTGCAGAATGTTTgcgatgctttaataattaaacacgtaatataagaaaaagattcttactgttgcaacatataatctgcctTGAAAATCTCATGCGAGTgcagaaaactaatttaagcggcatatattttggtttagtccgctaggtggtatcgcacacgtcaaaacaaattggcgggagcgcgcagttcaattgcAAAATCGCTGTTCGTCAGTTGCCAAAATGTCGTCGCACAAGAACGTCAAGCTTGGCCCTCACGTGTCGCCACACCAACGTGAACTGTTGGTGGCGTTCATGGAGGGCCATCCCTATCTTGTGCGGGCATCGTGTGCACTCACACCGGAGTGCACGGTGGAGCGGAGGCGGCAGCTTTGGAGTGAGCTCGCCGCCCTGCTGAACACTGAGGGCCCGGCCGCCAAGACAGCCGAACAGTGGCAGGTCTTTTGGCGGAAAGAAGTATATCTTTCCCGCCGAGACGCCACCACAGCTTCCGCAAGTCAAAGGTGAGGTCGAGGAGCGGTTCTGTTGCTCGCGATATTTACAATGCTGTCCGTAATTGCAGCGGCACGGGTGGTGGCCGTCTGCCCGGCCTTCGTGGCCGCATCATCGCCCTAGTGGGCACCTCCACGGTGACCGGAGTGTGCGAGGCTTTTTACCAACCACTCGACGAGGTAAGCCATTGACAAACGCACCAAAAAAACGGGAGGACGCGGCAGTAATTTACAGTAGTTGCGCCGCGTATACTGCATCGCGTAAGCAATGTTATACCCCAGTCACGCAGGCCGCTTCCTTCGCAATCGCGCCCAGTTTAGATGgaatttctcgacagccactggcTGCTTTCTTCATTCCGCGAAGGAGGCAATAGAAATAGAGAAATTTAGCCCCGATCGGGATCGATTCAGATCAAAAGTGCCTGCGTGACACTGGTATAACAGAAttaattttttcttcctttatgtgcatgtgtttgctgcTGGCATGCACAAGGTGGTTTACTACTGGGATTTCAAGAGATTTTTTTCTGCTGTCATAACTCTATGTTAGTGCATATTGGGAGGAGCAGATTACGCAAACTTGACAAAACTGCTTCTTCGCATTTTATACATAATTCAGCCCGCCACGGAGGTGACCGTGGAATCTGTGGGCACCACCGCAGGAACCAGTGGCCTTTCACGTGAAGGTAAGCTTTTGCTCTTCCCTGTTGCCTTCCTGTTTGTGGAATCTGTTTCGTATATAAGGAACGCAAACTATTTCTACTCTAACCGTTGAGTGAATGTACCCTCTATAACCAATATAGGAGCACTGCAGCAGCCAGGAGTGGGCCCTGTTGAGCCACTGCCCAGAAGCCCTCCAGCCACTGCACAGCCTGCAGCTGGCCCTGGCGGAGTGAGAACCAGTAAGTGAAAAGGAAATATCctgcaatgtcacagcttgaATGCACTGGACGTAATGTAGTTGTGTGTTTAGTTCATTAAAAAGTGGTACTTTTTCCAGGCTACCAACCCCGGGTGCAGCGCCGGTCGGGAGGCCCTCGTCGGGCGTCCCACCGGGACGCCTTGGTCGAACGGCTCGCAGATGACTACGCCAGGACCGTCGCACAGAACGACGAGACAAACGAAGTGCGTGTGCCCTTGCCTGCTTTATATggtggagcgtaatagaatgacaGTAGACAGGTGTAACATTTTTTTAGCAATTTGATGAGCTGCACAGGTCACTAACTCACATACATGGCTAACAGGTGTTTCAAtagctgaactgaaaaaaaagacTAAGGGAGACGGACGAGAACATCATCATACATTACGTACATGGTCATAAACACGGTCACTTGCAATCATTAACACAATGTAACAGCTTCAAACACAGTAATCACTGCCATTAGCATTTCTGCAACAGGCAATAACTGGGTGGACTAGACAACAGGGACACTTGCAATCAATCACACAATAACAGCTTCACACATTCCTATTTCCACTGAAGCTCTTTCTTTTGAGCAGTTTCATAGACATGGCaagttgcctgtaattaaatcaCTCGTTTTAGAACACTGCCTCATATGACTTACTCGTTTCAAGCCTTGGCCGCCCACCTTCAAGTATTACCTAATGAATTTTTCCGCATATGCTGTAATTGCACCACACACATCGGATTGCGCATGCTGATTGTGATAGTTCTCCcccatcacacaaaaatattcATGCCTGAAACATTTTTCCCAAGGCAGTGGCGTAAATTGAGTGGCATATGTAAAACACCTAAAATGCTCTGGGCCCTTCATCTTCATAATTATTTGCAAAGGCGGCAGCTAACTCACAGTTCAAATTTAGCTTGCACATCGCCGTAAAGTTTCCTTTATTTTGATGCACTTAGAAACACTATAGCTTGCATAGTTCATTGAGGACGATGGAGAACACAAACCTCAATAAACTATTGAAACATAAAAAAGGAGAACACTGTTAATTAATGAGTTGCAATGGTTGTAATTAAGGCAGTAAGAGGAAAACTTTGCCACACAATACACTCAGCACTGTGGCTATTTCCACAAAGTTTGAAGTTGCTAACTTGTTCTGGAAAGCTGGGAAACATCACATATAATGGCAGTGcgacagcttgcaatgcttgaatAACAATTTATATATAGGGTCCAATacatgcttttgcaacaaaatgcAACATAGGGCCTAGCATTCTTTGCTACAGTGATACATGTCAAGGTCGCTTGCTCATTTGCAATCCCAAACTTATTGCTATGCCATCTGTTAACTTTCCGGCGGCTCGACAGCATAAAAGTACATATGGTATTGATATTTCTTTGCACAACTACATGAaaaccaacaacaaaaaacagaTACAATGGTGCAGACAGACAACAACATAGAAAGTGTTTGTCCTTGTCCCCATAACTAATGAACATATGGTAATCTGAATGAGCATACATGCAGTTGAGCGCTTTTATACCTAAAGTGCTTGGGACCACCGAAATCATCCGTTTTACAGCTCACTTTGTAAACATTGTGCACAGCACGCCTCACTAGGAACCGATCGAACATAATTACTCTTTCGTTATGCAGGTCACTTTGCTGTAGAGGTGCTTGACCGATTGTGCGGGAATGGATGCTGATGTAATGATTTATTTCTAGCTCCTGCGTGGTATCCGCCAGGGCGTAGACCGGCTGGCTGCAGCTACTGAGCGGGTCGTGGCTGCTGTGGAGCGGCAGGCCGACCAAGTAGCGGAGGCACTGCGGCCAGTGGGGCAGCTCTTGGGCCAGCTGATGCAGGAGGCAGTGGCTGCAAGGAGGGAATAGGCGATTTGAAGTTTTACTAtttattacttgtattttttgtattattcattattatttgttcattataactttgatcttgttttgtacatttgaagttttattatttattacttgtattttttgtattattcattattattcgttcattataactttgatcttgttttgcacatttgaagttttattatttattacttgtatttttttgtattattcattattattcgttcattattattcgttcattataactttgatcttgttttgtacatttaaatatttttttagtgATCTCTAAACTTTGAGATGTTACTCGAAGGTAGCAGAAATTAAATAGTTACCTTATTTCCGTTATGTGCACAAGAAATTGCATACTATTTTTGTAACTTTATTGTTAGTATGTTTTAGTATTTTTTAGCAAGTATCATTAATATGTTTAGGGTGTTTCAGTCATATGAGTTAGGTGGCAGTCATGCTAGCGTTGCTCTTTCTGTACTCTGTGTTGTTGCACTGaggtccaattttttttcttgcaaggtTCCATATCCAGTGTCTACCTGAAATCACTAGATGGCTGCTTTAGAATTGTGTTACACATTACATATAGTGAAGCTAACTATTGATTTGGCGCCTGACGGGGATTCTCCAGCTAACAGCTGATGCCTTGTACGCGGAGAAAAACAGTATTAGTCATATTGTTTTCAACTAGGTCATGTTATTCCTGCTATTTATATCGAAGTACAGAATGCGTCAGGCTTGCATGATGCTTTTTATTTGTATGCTTACCACTTTTATAATGAGAGGGTAATAAGTGTTACATGAAGCACTTCTGGCTCCTGCTGTGATATTTTTTTGCTACTACTTCCATGTAACTTTATATATGCTAAGCTACAGCTATGGAGTGCATTACTGTACCTGATACTGAAGAGCAGTTCAAGGTGCTGTGATATGTGACATACACACGTCCTGCAGGCTTCCTGCTACAGCAGCACGTTAGTCCAGCTCATTCTGACATATTTCGTCACTGTTACTACTTCAGATATGTTGTATTATATGGGGTGTATCTGAATGCAGAACATGTAGCGGCTGACatttatctgtattttttttGTGACACGAGGATGTTTACAAAGTTGAAACCATGGAGTACATTAAAGTAATACCATTTCCTTGAGCTACACCATGTCTTGGCTTTACTCCATGCTGGCTGAATATACTACATGAACAATGTGCCCGTTGCAGTGTGAAATGAAATGTTCTTGTGACGTTTCAATCTAGCTACCCAGCTGGCTACAGGGGTGGACAAAAATGTCGAAATGGCATGACATGTCTTCGTGCAAAACCTACCTCTGtctgttttgttttcaaaattcCCTGTTATAACAGTGTCATTTTGTATTTTGTGTTTCTTGTTATTTAAGaataaaattacaaaagaaaaaaagaacccggAAAAGAGATGCAGCAGCACACCCGCTCAGGTGCTTGTGCTGTTTTTTGTATTCTCCTTGAATTTGCGTTCCCATCAGGAACTAAGTTGCCCAGCAACACTTTTTTAACGTCTCTTCCACTGTTTCTAAACCTTTCGTTACTGTGACACACTCTGTGAAAATCCGCAATGGA encodes:
- the LOC135901476 gene encoding uncharacterized protein — translated: MSSHKNVKLGPHVSPHQRELLVAFMEGHPYLVRASCALTPECTVERRRQLWSELAALLNTEGPAAKTAEQWQVFWRKEVYLSRRDATTASASQSGTGGGRLPGLRGRIIALVGTSTVTGVCEAFYQPLDEPATEVTVESVGTTAGTSGLSREGALQQPGVGPVEPLPRSPPATAQPAAGPGGVRTSYQPRVQRRSGGPRRASHRDALVERLADDYARTVAQNDETNELLRGIRQGVDRLAAATERVVAAVERQADQVAEALRPVGQLLGQLMQEAVAARRE